The sequence GCAATATGAAGAATTAAATGGCTCTGCAAAGTGTGTCATACAGAGTATCAGCCACATCTCAGTTTTGAATCTAGGAAATAGATCTAAAGTGACTTCTTTCTGTTCATTCTTTAACTGTATTATGATACTGTCACATCAAAAGAATTAGCAGAGTTTAAATTTTACACATCCAAATATAGAGAACACACACAAACTAATTCAACCTTTTTGCATACTTAAAGGTGACCAGTTTCCAAACCAGTTATTCAAACTTGCACAAAGATGAAATGTTAATTGCAGGACAGGGCATCGTATATATATGACGGTATCTATACACTGAGTGGATGTCACCTATAATGTCATTTATTTCATAGCCAACTCAGATTTGATAAGGGCTTTACTTAGGCCAAATGCCAGATTCAAATACCATTCAAATTCAAAACCCATGTGTTCCAGCCATAGTGTGTTCCTTTTAGAAAAAGGAACATGCTATAGAGGGAAAGAAGCAGAGGCTGTTAAAATCACAGGAGATCACTGCTCCCACTTCAGATGACTGTAAGTCCTGCTGGAGGTTCAATATTGTCAGCATGGACCTTTGAGGGTCTCTGCCTTTTGATATTTTAAGCCATGCCATCCAAAGTAaacctttttaattattattttttgaacAGCCTTATCGATTAATCTGATAGATTTAAGGCTGTGACGATGTGACTAAACTGTGATTATATGATGGCTAAAATCCATAAGAGGAAGCACTCAAAGCCTTACAAGACAAATAGCAAGGTTTAGGTTTGATTCAACATAGAATTGTTGTGTTTTACTGTGCTTAAATGTGGACTTCAGCCTTTTGCAACAGGAGAAGTCTCCAGGAGGAGATATCTGAAGTGCAAGGTTCTTGGTGTTGCAGGAAGTCTCTTTGTGCAAGTTCAGTTTAAGTGGTTGAAGGGATCAGGAACTAAAAGATCACTTCCAAATTGTTGACTTCAACTGGAGGACTACAGAGGAAGGAGTAAGGAGGAGGTGTTAGAGGAGATACCTAGGACTTGCCTTCCCTGTCCAATTACTAGTGGAAAAACAAGGGGtgggaagcagagaaataacTTCTTATAAACTGTGCTTGCAAGAGCCTAAATATAAGCGACAACCCAGtggaagcagaagaagaaaatgcactCACCTCCAATAGGTGGCCCCAGCAATATCGTGCAGCACTCCGCGATGGTGACTAGGCCAACAGCGCTTGTGAACCGGGCAGCTCCCACGAGGTCCATGAGTGTTTCAAAGAGCATGGCACAAACCATGCCGAAAGCCAAGCCGAAAAAGATGGAGTAGACCACGAGCCCCGTGTAGCTGGAAGCCAGTGGGCACAGAAGGTGGCAGGTGCCATTGAAAGCAatggagaagctgaaaaagtATTGAATCCGTGGCCTTACCCATTTGCTGTTTGCAATGATGCCAGTGGTAGGTCGTGCAACTATATCCACGATAGCAAGGAttgaaaggaggaaagcagctgaATATTCATCAATGCCGATGTGTTTTGCATAGGGTGCCAGAAAAATAATGGgggcaaaaaaccccaggaacATGAGCACATTTCCGATCAGGTAAATCAAAAACCCTCTGTGcttaaagagggaaaaatcaaGGTACTGATTGATTTTTTCACAACAgtccctttctccttcctcttctgttttgttcttcatgGGCAGGTTTACGGGACTACTCATTTCCATGGCATCTTCAGTGACCTTTTGTTTCAGAGcatccttcccttcctcaggCACCTGAGTTTTGATTGATGCTGTGCCTGGCCCGATGGGTCTGAAGAGAGCTCCTGCCACACAGCAGTTCAATAAAATTGCCCCAAGGATTAAAAAGCTGCCCCTCCAGCCATAATTGTCAAAAAGGAGCTGGTTGAGAGGAGCCAAGGTGCAAAGCATCACAGGGCTCCCTGCCATAGCGAGGCCATTCGCAATGGGTCTTCTCTTCAAAAAGTATTTCCCTATCATTATCACTGATGGCTGGAGGTTGAGAGCAAGGCCCAATCCTGGAACAGAGAACAATAGTTGAGACACAAAGGAAAGATACAAGACCCATTTATCCTCAGCTCATTGTTTAAGGCAAATTCATGAACAATTGGTCCACTGGTGGCTCTTCAACATGATAGTCTAGGTACAAATTTTGTTCAAGATATCCCTAAGCTAGCATGTGGGTAACCAGATCCCAGGAAGACACTTGCAGTCAGAGAACACTCCTTCCCCTTGCACGGCAAATCTCTTGGGTGGCAAACCTAGAGAGTTTGCTTCagaataaattgaaaatataaCTCTCAATGAGTTGGTTTTGTCCAAACACAGCAGAGTTGCTGGAGGACAGGATGgatctattaaaaaacaaaggacaGCTCCCAGTTTGAGGAAGGTCGTTGGGGCTTGGTCAGTGCTAACCACCAAAGCACATCCTTCTCAGGTGCATCTGGAGCTGGCACCCCCTTCCATAGGTGGTGGGCACCCAAtggtgctgctgggcacagAAAATAACATCACCCTTCTCAGCCGCTACTAATTTGGTGCTGTGAGCAATTTGAGTCTGATGCAAAAGAGGAAGAGGTCTGCAAGTACACAGCAGAACAGTGACTGAGGATGCTAATTAACCAGGGCCCTAgagtgttttttttaattaaaatttatttttattgcacttAGATATATAAATGGCATTACAAATTTGCATTGCTAATTCAGTTAGCCAGCTTCTCTTACACAGATGAAATCTGAAGGCAAATGCTATCATGGTCTCAACTTGCTGTGGTTCTGTTTGAGAGCACCAGTATGTAACAATCTCTTCAAACTTTTCTATGATGTACAGTATTTCCTTCAAAAGTTAAATTTTCAGAACTCCAccaaaatgacatttaaaaatcatgccGCATATTTTCCACCCTATCATCCAGGAAAGAATGAGCCACAttagaacaaagcagaaatgtaatCCTTGAAGTGATTATATCAGAGAACATGAATCCTGAAAATAGGGTCatgcagatttttcttgttcattagTCTATATAATTAGTTTGTTTAACTGTGCAGTACATAATTAGGCATATTGCTTTACAGAAGAGAATTTAGAAAGGTCAAGGTCCTCAAAATTAATTAAGGAACACTATCATTAGTCGCTGATAGAGCAGAATCCAAGTGATGCAGCAGAATTCAGCTGATGTTGGATAGCTTCGGTTTGAATGGTTTTATAAAATGATGATTTTCGCCAACTCTaagattctttaaaaataaatacttggaagtttgcagcattaaaaataaatcgAAATGGCAACAGATTAAAATTAACCTTGATATAAAACAGTCTCAGCATATGTTTTCTAAATAGTCCATATATTTGGTAGGGCACGTCTTTGGGAAGTACAGCCTGCTCATAGTGCATAAGGGGGCAAATTCGCCCCCATGAAAGGGCTGACCTGAGGACTATagaagcaaaacacagcctTGGTTAGAGAACACCCTTGATGGTGCTCAGATATAGGAATGCAGCTTCTTTCACTTGGGAAGACGCAACACAGTGGATTAGTTTACTTCATCTCCCTACTTCCTAGGCTTCAAATAGGTAAGGGCAGAAATTGAACCATCATTTCCACAGAATCATTTTTGGTATGTACTTAGCACATATCGTGCAGAGAAGGGAAATCAGACGCCAGCTACTCGCTTAAACAATGATCTActccatttttttattatgtgaaCATTAATTTGCCAGTCAGACAAATCTAATTTAATATTACCTCATGCTCTTCTCATTAATTAAATTTGGAGAGTTTCGAACTGACTGACTGGAATTTCAATTTACTTTAAGCTTTAGGCTGActttatttggaaatatttatatCCATTTTATTCGAGTtttcagaaactgcagcagcttttccatAGCTCAAATCATTACTCAAATAACCACATTTTCTCCCCAGGGATATGACAGAGAGGCCTATTGGTGGTGGTGCATGAACAGAAGCAAGCCCATGCCAGAAGGAGCATCCTTCCCCAAATTAAATATGTCTCACTCATATTAGAAGGAAATAAGTGGTGCTACAGGAGTAAGCTGTGTAGCTATTGATCTTGTTCTTAACTTATTAGCAAGGGAAGATTCTACCAGGTATTTCAATGCTCAATATTTACAGCTAAGGCAAAACCTCTAGTCACATTAGTCAACATTCTTCACCCTAgatctcattttatttcatggcAGTCTAACTAGTACAGATCGAACTAAACTCTGACCAGTTGTTATTGCCTTGTATTTAGCTTTGAATTTTGCTGCTTCTATCTCAGACTTGAAGAAGGGATCACATGCCTAAACACCTATTTAATGCATCCAGGCTGGCATCTATCCAGGTCGACAGCTTGCAAaccccatttctttttctaagcgCTATAGGGAAACACATGAGGAAGAGAACATGGGTTTTACAGTGCATGCAAAGTGCCTCGTGCAGCCCACGGCTCTGTGCCATCAAGGACAGAGCTgcttcaaagcagcacagcctggtCCCTGCTCTGCATGCAAATGGAAGAAGACATAATCAAGGAAGCAATTGAGATTGCTGTGTCTAATCCCTCCGCTGTAAACAGATActtcctgctctgcccctctgAAGAGATTGCTATTAATATGCCAAAGGCATAGGACTGTGGCAGAGACCTTCTAGTACCTACTATCTTGTTTATATCTCCATCCCTGTGAATTACACAAACAATGTCTTTTACATAAgcctattttcttttcaggctAGTAGGAAGGAAGCTAGAAAGAGTGTGATGTTTACAGGTTGCTTTCCAGTCATTGCAAATCACCTTTACAGAAGTGTCTCTCCATTGATGCTGTCTCAGCTGCATGATGAGCAGGCAGCTTCATAATTGCCCTTGAACGCTTCCATGTTAGGCCTGACCAGCAAAAGCACTTCAAGCGCAATTAGAGGCATCAAGCATGTTAGCACGATTACAAGCATCTTCCCTTCTCTGTCGAATTAATATGCcttccccagcacacacacTGTGCCTGGAAATGATGGGTTATTAGCTAAGACCTCATCCATACAGCTGCCCTCATTCagcaagcaggaggaaaagatgTACGCAAGAATATATGTGCTTTGCTCTAAGGAAATATCACAGCATTAAAGACAATGAGAATTTGGGGCTGGTTGCCCCTGTATCCTTTTGCTGGCACAAGGGTTACATGTGTGCATCAAGCATAGCTCATGCTATCAGTTCTCTGGGGTGAGCAATGGACCAGATTTGTAAAGATATtagggaaacaaaaaagagcAGGGTCTTCATAAATCCTAGGCCCATTGGGATTAGGCACAAAATTCCCTCCTAGCACATTTTAGACAAGTATCTTTGAAGATAGGAGTTGGTGCTTTCCTACAGCACTGTTTCTTGCCTGAGCCCTTTCACTCAccaaaatgcatatatttttagCAAAGGATTTATGGTTTCCATGTGCTAATCCAGCATTAGTCAACTTGCTTGAGGACATTTGTTTAGCACAGAATGAGGCAAGCTCATGCATCGATAAATATTGAATTTATTCGTGGGAGACAttggttgtttttatttctcatcgCTTTGTTTCTGGAATCTCTTTCAAGGAATCTGCAAGATCTATTCATTCAGTAATAACAGAGTTTCATCTAACTACAGTGACTCTCCTTAGAAAGAGTAAGCTTTAAGAGAGGGAATCCTACATAGGGATTTATTCTCTACTGCATGGATTTAATAAAGCAATATTGGTGTAGGAGAACAGGGTGACAAACTTTCTGTCCCAATGTACTTTGTTAGTGGCTggttttattgattttaaatattgaGCTCATGCTTTTCatgttcagaaagcagcagcacttcatGCAGCTGGAGAGAGATAGGGAACACTCATTAAGACATATGCCTTGCAACCTCAAAAGCCAATTTTGAACTCATTTTCAGGCAGATGTCCTCACTGCACTGGAAGAAACACTGGCTGTACCTTAGccaaaataatcaaataaaaatgctcaCAATTAAGAATCTATACTCAGGTGGGGAACTCCAATCCATCtacctttaaaaagcaataacCCAGCACCTGCAGGCCTTCAAGATGCTGGACTGAGCCTATgccttctcctgtttaagtttccAATATGgaaattcatattttcatacAGACAATTCAAATTGTAACTTCAATAAGGAAATAcagccttatttttttcttaataggGAGAATATTGCATCTTTTCAATCAACTCCAGTAGTTATTATTTTCAGATAACCCCACAAGTAGGCAAAGGACAAGCAAACTAAAGCAAACATTTGAACTCTCACTTCATATATCTCACAGAGGGAAGACAGAACACAGTAACATGGGAACACAGGTGCTTTCCTCATAGTCACACTTAGATCTCGAAGGGCTTGCCATGCCCAAGGCAGAGCACAGTCAACCTGCATTCacttcagcaggagctgagggcaCTGATGGCCATGCTCACCATTGCCTCCAGCCAAGAGCACCCATCTGCAAAGAGCAGATCCGCTGCTAAGATCCCGCATGCGATGTTCAGCCAGGACCACAGCGCTTAGGAGGGGATGTGCTCTTTGCTTAAGTCCGTCTGCTGCACTTAGCAAGCGAGGGTCCTTGTCCCACCAgctttttaatctcatttaGCATTGTGTTTGGCTGCAGTGCCCAAGTGTGAACACCCCAAGCCATCAGATGTGAACCTCAAGTGCAGGCGGAAAGGAGATGCTTTCTTCTTACCTGTAATGAAGCCCACACAGATGTAGAGCTGCATGATACTGGTGCAAAAGGCGGCTGAGACCATCCCAGTGCCACACAGCAGGCCTCCAAACATAACCACAGGTCGGCTGCCATAGCGGTTTACTAGAATACTGCTAATGGGACCTGGGGAAAGAGCACAGAATGGTCCTTGAGGTAAGTTCTTCTGACAGAAGGGCATGTTTTACACAAAGCAGGTAAAAATCTGCAATATCAGTGCCCCTGAGATGCTGCTGACAGATTCTAGTGtgacttcaggaagaaaatggaaaaagagagagatgatCTGCACTGTGTGGAGATGGCAGCATGTCCATGCCACACTGTGTCACTGTTGGTGACAGCTCCTGCCCCCAGGACTTTCAAGTGTCATCAGAGAAGGCAAACAGCAATAACAAATCAGGTGAACACATGAACCCAACATAGGAGCTTCTTGATTTATTATGATGCTAAACCATACACACAAAGCAGTGGTTCATATTACGAGGCTGATATCATGAGTACTGTTGCATTTTTAATGCCTCTATTTAATGCATTTCCAATAGTGCTGACCAGGACTGAAGCTTCAGCAGAACAGTTGTTAATTAAATCTTAATAGCAGTCTATGTAGGTAGAAACAGTTTGGGGTGATGGATTACCTGGACCTCAAAAGAACCACTTTGGTCTTGCATTTATGTAAAGAGGTGGTTCTTGCTCAAAGGAAAGCCAACTCTGAGGGTAGATGAGGCTGAGATGTCAGAACTAGAGAAtgcaaacagagcaggaaagagTGGTCCAGAAATCGAGCAATGAGAAGTAAGGAAAAGCTTCTGTATTACTCAGAAACCCTGAAGGAAAATGCTGCAACAAAATGCTGGAAATGAGGCAGGGGGATACAGGCAGCATTTAGTATCTTATCTTACATGACTATTTGTGGTGCTACTCAGCACACAGCAATGGTGTTTCGGAGCCCAGTGTGCCTGCTTGCCTTCATTCCTGCCCTTATAAACAGCCCACACTGTTCACATACATATTACTGGAAACAGGCATTTTAAGCTTACAGGCATCTCTGAAGAGTTTGACTGTGGGATCTACCTCACTGCAGAGCCAGTTAGTAGGATATTTACTTTTGCTTAATCTTAGCCAGAAATAGTGCCAGAGCTCTGCCCAGACCCTGCAAACCACAGCGCA comes from Strigops habroptila isolate Jane chromosome 11, bStrHab1.2.pri, whole genome shotgun sequence and encodes:
- the LOC115614201 gene encoding monocarboxylate transporter 2-like isoform X2, which codes for MPSPANVRRAPGPPDGGWGWVVVFGAFVSIGFAYAFPKGIAIFFKEIQDFFGTSYSEVAWVSSIMLATTYGAGPISSILVNRYGSRPVVMFGGLLCGTGMVSAAFCTSIMQLYICVGFITGLGLALNLQPSVIMIGKYFLKRRPIANGLAMAGSPVMLCTLAPLNQLLFDNYGWRGSFLILGAILLNCCVAGALFRPIGPGTASIKTQVPEEGKDALKQKVTEDAMEMSSPVNLPMKNKTEEEGERDCCEKINQYLDFSLFKHRGFLIYLIGNVLMFLGFFAPIIFLAPYAKHIGIDEYSAAFLLSILAIVDIVARPTTGIIANSKWVRPRIQYFFSFSIAFNGTCHLLCPLASSYTGLVVYSIFFGLAFGMVCAMLFETLMDLVGAARFTSAVGLVTIAECCTILLGPPIGGTLIDTFGDYKYMFIKCGVVMVLAGTFLFIMNYYNYRMLAKEEKERKAKEEDPKSVRTENEGRNNWIKETTQDGPELEPLREEQEGLKKEANGTSEV
- the LOC115614201 gene encoding monocarboxylate transporter 2-like isoform X1 — its product is MSPPVPSDLGYVPPDGGWGWAVVFGASISVGFAYTFPKAFTIYFKELQAVYSISYSQIAWITSIMCATTYGGGPISSILVNRYGSRPVVMFGGLLCGTGMVSAAFCTSIMQLYICVGFITGLGLALNLQPSVIMIGKYFLKRRPIANGLAMAGSPVMLCTLAPLNQLLFDNYGWRGSFLILGAILLNCCVAGALFRPIGPGTASIKTQVPEEGKDALKQKVTEDAMEMSSPVNLPMKNKTEEEGERDCCEKINQYLDFSLFKHRGFLIYLIGNVLMFLGFFAPIIFLAPYAKHIGIDEYSAAFLLSILAIVDIVARPTTGIIANSKWVRPRIQYFFSFSIAFNGTCHLLCPLASSYTGLVVYSIFFGLAFGMVCAMLFETLMDLVGAARFTSAVGLVTIAECCTILLGPPIGGTLIDTFGDYKYMFIKCGVVMVLAGTFLFIMNYYNYRMLAKEEKERKAKEEDPKSVRTENEGRNNWIKETTQDGPELEPLREEQEGLKKEANGTSEV